The genomic region TGGCACGCATCCAGTCCGCCGTCAAGAACATCCGCAAGAGCAGGAAGCGCAATGCCGTCAATACCGCGCGCCGCAGCCAGCTGCGCTCGCAGCTGCGGAAGCTCAGGGGTCTCCTCGCCCAGAAGGACGCCGGCGCGGCGCGGCGCGAGCTCACCAGGACCCTGTCGATCCTGGACCGCTCCGTCAGCAGGGGTATCCTGCACCGCAACACGGCGGCGCGGCACAAGTCGCGCCTGACGCGCCAGGTCAACGCTCTGGGCGTCCGCTGAGCCGGGCGAAACCGGCATGGTCCGCATCCGCAGGAGCCCGCCCGCACCGGTGCTCGAGCTGCACCGACGGATGGAGCAGGTCATGGCGCACCTGCTGCGCGATGTCCGGCCCATGGACACGCCCGCCCCATGGGTGCCGCGGGTGGACATCTTCGAGACCGCCGACGGCTTCGTCGTGACCCTGGAGCTCCCGGGAGTGGAGCGGGAGGGGATCGACATCGTCGTCGAGGACCGGTGC from Candidatus Polarisedimenticolia bacterium harbors:
- a CDS encoding Hsp20/alpha crystallin family protein, with the protein product MVRIRRSPPAPVLELHRRMEQVMAHLLRDVRPMDTPAPWVPRVDIFETADGFVVTLELPGVEREGIDIVVEDRCLSICGTRPEPAPSGCVRWHQMEIAQGRFERVLMLPYEVDPDRITATHKDGFLRIEIPRGTSGR
- the rpsT gene encoding 30S ribosomal protein S20, whose protein sequence is MARIQSAVKNIRKSRKRNAVNTARRSQLRSQLRKLRGLLAQKDAGAARRELTRTLSILDRSVSRGILHRNTAARHKSRLTRQVNALGVR